Proteins encoded together in one Triticum dicoccoides isolate Atlit2015 ecotype Zavitan chromosome 7B, WEW_v2.0, whole genome shotgun sequence window:
- the LOC119338076 gene encoding probable periplasmic serine protease do/HhoA-like — translation MYRLHDLNTSKAIQKAREDVSAKRARHMGLATLNVHMCRASMCVLDDPNLVPDRESARTAVLNAGRSVLGLSSSVGGKPLARCCGFWVDWDEKNKIGTALTTSRLICTKSASLDSWSGQEEYDTNAEVLVHMQGGTTEKATLQYHQKHYDLAFFSVRMDRPVHILSFNDGVKRSDHVFELGRDESSFLRISHGVVKFLNPNLLERYHYMHVHSADPRPKYGKGAPLIDFGGKIVGMVNGNTSGSFIPSSILVKCLHLWRKFQRIPRPQLGMKFWSIKFVDIALAENILCKCNIDDGLIVKRVSYGSPAEKLGILVGDVISCFNGEHISTTVELENMMLSKCEDENNSLNSELNVKLDVFHIRKSRWSDRTLTVKVSDDSEVVATGVTYPFVEGTP, via the exons ATGTACCGACTTCATGATCTGAATACGTCCAAAGCCATTCAGAAGGCACGAGAAGATGTTTCGGCCAAAAGAG CTCGCCATATGGGATTGGCTACTCTGAATGTGCACATGTGCAGAGCTTCCATGTGTGTTCTTGATGACCCAAATCTGGTTCCTGATCGTGAATCTGCAAGGACGGCAGTGCTTAACGCTGGACGCTCTGTTCTCGGACTTTCATCCTCTGTTG GTGGTAAGCCACTAGCACGATGCTGTGGTTTCTGGGTTGATTGGGATGAGAAGAACAAAATTGGCACTGCTTTGACAACTTCACGTCTCATTTGTACCAAGTCTGCATCTTTGGACAGTTGGTCAGGGCAAGAAGAGTATGATACTAATGCCGAG GTCCTTGTTCACATGCAGGGTGGCACCACTGAAAAGGCCACCCTGCAGTACCATCAGAAGCACTATGATTTGGCCTTCTTCAGTGTTAGAATGGATAGGCCTGTTCATATACTATCTTTCAATGATGGTGTGAAGCGTTCTGACCATGTTTTTGAGCTTGGAAGAGATGAAAGTTCGTTTCTAAGGATAAGCCATGGTGTGGTGAAATTCTTGAATCCAAACCTACTTGAACGGTATCACTATATGCATGTTCACAGTGCAGATCCACGTCCCAAG TATGGCAAAGGAGCGCCACTCATTGACTTTGGCGGAAAAATTGTGGGAATGGTCAATGGCAATACAAGCGGGTCTTTTATACCGTCTTCCATTTTAGTGAAGTGCTTGCATTTGTGGAGAAAATTCCA GCGCATCCCTCGGCCCCAGCTTGGAATGAAATTTTGGTCGATCAAGTTTGTGGACATTGCTCTTGCTGAGAATATATTGTGCAAGTGTAATATTGATGATGGCCTTATTGTAAAAAGG GTGTCATATGGATCTCCTGCTGAGAAACTTGGAATACTGGTGGGTGACGTCATTAGTTGTTTCAATGGAGAACACATCTCTACAACAGTTGAG TTAGAGAATATGATGCTGAGCAAATGTGAGGATGAAAATAATAGCCTTAATTCTGAACTGAATGTCAAA CTTGATGTGTTTCACATACGCAAGTCTCGCTGGAGTGACAGAACATTAACTGTAAAAGTGTCTGATGACAGTGAAGTAGTTGCAACAGGAG